The following are encoded in a window of Phaseolus vulgaris cultivar G19833 chromosome 3, P. vulgaris v2.0, whole genome shotgun sequence genomic DNA:
- the LOC137806150 gene encoding uncharacterized protein — protein MGGKRRKNDDSDVEDSDSASSKRKKTLTTEKKDQLRPSMIKNKEKRSELHAKLKHQKKLDKRAKAKSRDAAIKRALELGEELPEKKVPRTIENTREFDETVCKPDDEELFAGNEADEFSSILHQQQTPKILITTCRFHSTRGPAFISELLSVIPNAHYFKRGTYDLKKIVEYAKNKDFTSIIVVHTNRREPDALLIIGVPNGPTAHFKLSKLVLRKDIKSHGTPTSHKPELVLNNFTTRLGSRIGRLIQSLFPQDPEFKGRRVVTFHNQRDFVFFRHHRYIFENKVVKKAESKGKKDKDDKSDNVPEQKTIARLQECGPRFTLKLISLQNGTFDTKGGEYEWVHKPEMDTSRRRFFL, from the exons ATGGGGGGAAAGAGGAGGAAGAACGACGATTCAGATGTTGAAGATTCAGATTCAGCGTCCTCCAAGAGAAAGAAGACGCTAACGACGGAGAAGAAGGATCAATTGCGTCCTTCCATGATAAAGAACAAGGAAAAGAGATCGGAGTTGCACGCCAAATTGAAGCATCAGAAGAAGCTCGATAAGCGCGCCAAGGCCAAGTCTCGTGACGCTGCTATCAAGAGAGCTCTCGAGCTCGGTGAAGAG CTTCCGGAGAAGAAGGTCCCTCGCACAATCGAGAACACTAGGGAATTTGATGAGACAGTTTGCAAGCCCGACGACGAAGAG TTGTTTGCTGGAAATGAAGCTGATGAATTCAGTTCAATCTTGCATCAGCAACAAACTCCTAAGATACTGATCACCACTTGCCGCTTCCATTCTACA AGGGGACCTGCGTTTATATCGGAATTGCTGTCTGTTATACCAAATGCTCATTACTTTAAGAGAGGAACATATGATCTAAAAAAG ATTGTAGAATATGCAAAGAATAAGGACTTCACTTCTATTATAGTTGTTCACACAAATCGTAGGGAACCGG ATGCTCTTTTAATAATTGGTGTACCTAATGGGCCCACTGCTCATTTCAAGCTGTCGAAGCTTGTTTTGCGCAAGGATATCAAG AGTCATGGAACTCCGACTAGTCACAAGCCTGAGCTTGTACTGAATAACTTCACAACACGTCTAGGGTCTCGAATTGGAAG GTTGATACAGTCACTTTTTCCTCAAGATCCAGAATTTAAAGGTCGACGAGTAGTCACCTTCCACAATCAGAGAGATTTTGTTTTCTTCCGGCATCACCG GTACATTTTTGAAAACAAAGTAGTCAAAAAAGCCGAGTCGAAAGGTAAAAAGGACAAAGATGACAAGAGCGATAATGTTCCTGAACAGAAAACAATTGCTCGTCTTCAG GAATGTGGCCCTCGTTTCACATTGAAGTTGATTAGCCTGCAGAATGGAACATTTGACACAAAGGGTGGGGAATATGAGTGGGTTCACAAG CCGGAAATGGACACAAGCCGAAGAAGGTttttcttatga
- the LOC137806158 gene encoding pentatricopeptide repeat-containing protein At1g22960, mitochondrial-like isoform X2 — MAIRNIRNDLRPLATSEQVAQIIALIRENGDDLGCKLNSMNVSLSDASVVDIFQILASERVSALQFFDWLKGSDPDICCDSDLGSLFVNNCGLLGNYEAMVPVLRGFSLKGVFLGVKAFGFLLDLGLDKASSIERVKKIMAVFNEVGGVYQSCGVQLLVEMFGLSGSFEIAEFVIRAAGRKVKNYHVLMKIMCKRGDCKRVGDLVKEMERSGIDVNASTYNLLLSCLCKSGKIDEACQVLEAMEKNYGLTDVHSFDILINTFCKQHQFDLVLKLLDKMTLKGIEPSILTHAAVIKSYFESGKYEEAHEYVIGSADKLSYSSNANYSLLATLHLKNGNVLLASKVLSEMMDKGLKPNFSAYKKIRIHLEKKGEKDLSMELSRRYLSLIEK; from the exons atggcAATTCGAAACATCCGCAACGACCTCAG GCCTCTCGCTACTTCAGAGCAAGTTGCTCAAATCATTGCACTGATTCGTGAGAATGGGGATGACTTGGGATGCAAGTTGAATAGTATGAACGTGTCTTTGTCTGATGCATCGGTTGTTGACATTTTTCAGATATTAGCAAGTGAAAGAGTGTCAGCATTGCAGTTCTTTGATTGGCTTAAAGGCTCTGATCCTGATATTTGTTGTGATTCTGATTTAGGTAGCTTATTTGTTAATAACTGTGGGTTGTTGGGGAATTATGAGGCAATGGTTCCCGTTTTGAGGGGATTTAGCCTTAAAGGAGTGTTTTTGGGTGTGAAGGCTTTTGGGTTTTTGCTGGATTTAGGTTTGGACAAGGCTTCTAGTATTGAACGTGTGAAAAAGATTATGGCTGTGTTCAATGAGGTTGGAGGGGTTTATCAAAGTTGTGGAGTTCAGTTGTTGGTAGAAATGTTTGGTCTTTCGGGGTCGTTTGAGATAGCTGAGTTTGTGATAAGAGCAGCTGGGAGGAAGGTGAAGAACTATCATGTCTTAATGAAGATAATGTGTAAGAGAGGTGATTGTAAAAGAGTAGGAGATTTGGTTAAGGAGATGGAGAGAAGTGGTATTGATGTGAATGCCAGTACTTATAATTTGCTCCTCAGTTGTCTATGTAAGAGTGGTAAAATCGATGAAGCTTGTCAAGTGCTTGAAGCTATGGAGAAAAACTATGGTTTAACTGATGTTCATAGCTTTGATATTCTTATTAACACTTTTTGTAAGCAGCATCAGTTTGATCTAGTTTTGAAGCTTCTTGATAAAATGACTTTGAAGGGTATAGAACCAAGTATTTTAACTCATGCTGCGGTAATAAAGTCATACTTTGAATCAGGAAAGTACGAGGAAGCACATGAGTATGTGATTGGTTCTGCCGATAAGCTTAGCTATTCTAGCAATGCAAACTACAGCTTGCTTGCTACCCTTCATTTGAAGAATGGGAATGTGCTGCTTGCCAGTAAGGTTCTTTCTGAGATGATGGACAAGGGTCTTAAACCTAATTTTTCAGCATACAAAAAAATTAGGATACATCTTGAGAAGAAAGGTGAAAAAGATTTGTCTATGGAATTATCAAGAAGATACTTGAGCTTGATTGAAAAATGA
- the LOC137806158 gene encoding pentatricopeptide repeat-containing protein At1g22960, mitochondrial-like isoform X1: protein MAIRNIRNDLRLVSIPHSCHSLFFSDTPPSSSATPLPSPPRLSSYLLFSFGCSALCSPKHPFAPSSTFRSNIHNGHSRFNPNLHFNTRLYFCTRTYTPYWGRPLATSEQVAQIIALIRENGDDLGCKLNSMNVSLSDASVVDIFQILASERVSALQFFDWLKGSDPDICCDSDLGSLFVNNCGLLGNYEAMVPVLRGFSLKGVFLGVKAFGFLLDLGLDKASSIERVKKIMAVFNEVGGVYQSCGVQLLVEMFGLSGSFEIAEFVIRAAGRKVKNYHVLMKIMCKRGDCKRVGDLVKEMERSGIDVNASTYNLLLSCLCKSGKIDEACQVLEAMEKNYGLTDVHSFDILINTFCKQHQFDLVLKLLDKMTLKGIEPSILTHAAVIKSYFESGKYEEAHEYVIGSADKLSYSSNANYSLLATLHLKNGNVLLASKVLSEMMDKGLKPNFSAYKKIRIHLEKKGEKDLSMELSRRYLSLIEK from the coding sequence atggcAATTCGAAACATCCGCAACGACCTCAGGTTGGTCTCAATTCCTCACTCGTGTCACTCTCTCTTCTTCTCCGACACCCCACCTTCAAGTTCAGCCACACCCCTTCCTTCTCCTCCCCGCTTGTCAAGTTATTTGCTTTTCTCATTTGGGTGTTCCGCTCTTTGCTCCCCCAAACACCCTTTTGCGCCTTCTTCAACTTTTCGCTCTAATATTCATAATGGGCACTCGCGCTTCAATCCCAATTTGCACTTTAACACTCGCCTGTATTTTTGTACGCGTACTTATACTCCTTACTGGGGCAGGCCTCTCGCTACTTCAGAGCAAGTTGCTCAAATCATTGCACTGATTCGTGAGAATGGGGATGACTTGGGATGCAAGTTGAATAGTATGAACGTGTCTTTGTCTGATGCATCGGTTGTTGACATTTTTCAGATATTAGCAAGTGAAAGAGTGTCAGCATTGCAGTTCTTTGATTGGCTTAAAGGCTCTGATCCTGATATTTGTTGTGATTCTGATTTAGGTAGCTTATTTGTTAATAACTGTGGGTTGTTGGGGAATTATGAGGCAATGGTTCCCGTTTTGAGGGGATTTAGCCTTAAAGGAGTGTTTTTGGGTGTGAAGGCTTTTGGGTTTTTGCTGGATTTAGGTTTGGACAAGGCTTCTAGTATTGAACGTGTGAAAAAGATTATGGCTGTGTTCAATGAGGTTGGAGGGGTTTATCAAAGTTGTGGAGTTCAGTTGTTGGTAGAAATGTTTGGTCTTTCGGGGTCGTTTGAGATAGCTGAGTTTGTGATAAGAGCAGCTGGGAGGAAGGTGAAGAACTATCATGTCTTAATGAAGATAATGTGTAAGAGAGGTGATTGTAAAAGAGTAGGAGATTTGGTTAAGGAGATGGAGAGAAGTGGTATTGATGTGAATGCCAGTACTTATAATTTGCTCCTCAGTTGTCTATGTAAGAGTGGTAAAATCGATGAAGCTTGTCAAGTGCTTGAAGCTATGGAGAAAAACTATGGTTTAACTGATGTTCATAGCTTTGATATTCTTATTAACACTTTTTGTAAGCAGCATCAGTTTGATCTAGTTTTGAAGCTTCTTGATAAAATGACTTTGAAGGGTATAGAACCAAGTATTTTAACTCATGCTGCGGTAATAAAGTCATACTTTGAATCAGGAAAGTACGAGGAAGCACATGAGTATGTGATTGGTTCTGCCGATAAGCTTAGCTATTCTAGCAATGCAAACTACAGCTTGCTTGCTACCCTTCATTTGAAGAATGGGAATGTGCTGCTTGCCAGTAAGGTTCTTTCTGAGATGATGGACAAGGGTCTTAAACCTAATTTTTCAGCATACAAAAAAATTAGGATACATCTTGAGAAGAAAGGTGAAAAAGATTTGTCTATGGAATTATCAAGAAGATACTTGAGCTTGATTGAAAAATGA
- the LOC137806160 gene encoding uncharacterized protein, producing MNHTTLQMKSVPISSWTMVPSPMLPTPLPSSLGNTSTHNSSLCYAFKDVDLSKRGIRLLCSARRQIRYQDEEEDRDEEYGHNEEITKLEIYSQSAKGEALLVHALLDQEEVELLIFKGFSSCLSYSTSPDPTRSILPARAVIVSIDRVKGPLDPANIEYLQKGVTWEEFKTKLLSN from the exons ATGAACCACACCACACTTCAAATGAAAAGTGTGCCCATTTCTTCATGGACAATGGTGCCATCACCTATGTTGCCTACACCATTACCATCTTCTCTTGGTAACACTTCCACTCACAATTCAAGCTTGTGTTATGCCTTTAAAGATGTGGATTTGAGCAAAAGAGGTATAAGACTTTTGTGTTCAGCAAGGAGGCAAATTAGATACCAAGATGAGGAAGAAGATAGAGATGAAGAGTATGGTCACAATGAGGAGATTACTAAGTTGGAGATTTATAGTCAGTCAGCAAAAGGAGAAGCACTCCTTGTGCATGCACTTTTGGACCAAGAGGAAGTAGAATTGCTTATCTTCAAG GGGTTCTCTTCATGCTTGAGCTACAGTACCTCCCCTGACCCAACAAGAAGTATTCTTCCAGCCAGGGCAGTGATAGTGTCCATAGATAGAGTGAAAGGACCTTTAGATCCTGCTAACATAGAGTATCTGCAAAAGGGTGTAACATGGGAAGAATTCAAGACAAAACTTCTCTCTAATTAA
- the LOC137806157 gene encoding phragmoplastin DRP1C-like isoform X1, with translation MATMTSLIGLINKIQRACTVLGDHGGEGMSLWEALPTVAVVGGQSSGKSSVLESVVGRDFLPRGSGIVTRRPLVLQLHKTEEGKQEYAEFLHQSRKRFSDFAAVRQEISDETDRITGKTKAISNVPIQLSIYSPHVVNLTLIDLPGLTKVAVEGQSDTIVQDIENMVRSYIEKPNCIILAISPANQDIATSDAIKIAREVDPSGERTFGVLTKLDLMDKGTNAVEVLEGRQYRLQHPWVGIVNRSQADINKNVDMIVARKKEREYFETSPEYGHLAHKMGAEYLARLLSQHLEYVIRQKIPSIIALINKAIDELNAELDRIGRPIAVDSGAKLYTILQMCRAFDKVFKEHLDGGRPGGDRIYGVFDNQLPAALKKLPFNRHLSVKNVERVVTEADGYQPHLIAPEQGYRRLIEGSIGYFKGPAEASVDAVHLILKELVRKSIAETEELKRFPTLQADISAAANEALDRFREESRRTVIRLVDMESGYLTVEFFRKMHPEPEKKSDPKNPNRSAPNPNLDSTDSHLSKIGSNVNGYINMVCDGLKHSLPKAVVHCQVREAKRSLLNQFYVQVGKREKDQLGALLDEDPALMEKRSQLAKRLELYKQAMDDIDSVAWK, from the exons ATGGCGACCATGACGAGCTTGATCGGTCTCATCAACAAGATCCAACGCGCTTGCACGGTGCTCGGCGACCACGGCGGCGAGGGGATGTCCCTGTGGGAGGCGCTTCCGACCGTCGCGGTGGTTGGAGGACAG AGTTCAGGGAAATCATCAGTGTTGGAAAGTGTTGTGGGAAGGGATTTTCTGCCACGTGGATCTG GTATTGTCACACGGAGGCCACTAGTGCTGCAACTTCACAAGACAGAAGAGGGGAAACAGGAATATGCTGAGTTTCTTCATCAATCAAGGAAGAGATTCTCTGACTTTG CTGCTGTGAGACAAGAAATTTCAGATGAAACAGATCGTATAACTGGGAAGACAAAGGCAATTTCAAACGTTCCAATTCAACTGAGCATATATTCTCCCCATG TTGTGAACTTAACCCTCATCGACCTTCCTGGGTTGACAAAAGTTGCTGTAG AGGGACAATCAGACACTATTGTTCAAGATATTGAGAACATGGTCCGTTCTTATATTGAGAAG CCCAATTGCATTATATTGGCCATCTCTCCTGCAAATCAAGATATTGCCACTTCAGATGCAATAAAAATTGCAAGGGAAGTTGATCCTTCTG GTGAAAGGACATTTGGGGTGTTGACAAAACTTGATCTTATGGATAAAGGAACTAATGCAGTTGAG GTTCTCGAAGGAAGACAATACAGGTTGCAGCATCCTTGGGTTGGAATTGTCAATCGTTCACAGGCTGATATTAATAAAAACGTTGACATGATTGTTGCTCGCAAGAAGGAGCGTGAATATTTCGAGACTAGTCCCGAGTATGGACATTTGGCACATAAAATGGGGGCAGAATATCTGGCCAGACTTCTATCCCAA CATTTGGAATATGTTATTAGGCAGAAGATACCCAGTATCATTGCCTTAATAAATAAAGCCATTGACGAGCTTAATGCAGAGTTAGACCGAATTGGCAGGCCAATAGCTGTGGATTCAGGG GCAAAGTTATACACAATTTTACAGATGTGTCGAGCATTTGATAAAGTATTTAAAGAACACCTGGATGGAGG CCGTCCTGGTGGGGACCGGATATATGGTGTTTTTGACAACCAATTACCAGCTGCTTTAAAAAAGCTCCCATTTAATCGTCATCTTTCCGTAAAGAATGTTGAAAGGGTAGTTACAGAAGCGGATGGTTATCAGCCACATCTAATTGCTCCAGAGCAAGGCTACAGAAGACTTATTGAGGGATCTATTGGCTATTTCAAAGGCCCAGCTGAAGCCTCTGTGGATGCT GTCCACCTAATTCTGAAGGAGCTTGTACGGAAGTCAATTGCAGAAACTGAG GAATTGAAGAGGTTTCCCACCCTCCAAGCTGATATATCTGCTGCTGCAAACGAGGCTTTGGATCGATTCCGAGAAGAAAGTAGGAGGACTGTGATTCGCTTGGTGGATATGGAGTCTGGCTATCTAACAGTGGAATTTTTCCGGAAGATGCATCCTGaaccagaaaaaaaatcagatcCAAAGAACCCAAATCGGAGTGCTCCTAATCCCAATTTGGACAGTACAGATAGTCACCTCAGTAAAATTG GGTCAAATGTTAATGGTTATATCAACATGGTTTGTGATGGACTAAAACATTCTCTACCGAAAGCCGTGGTTCATTGTCAAGTTAGAGAGGCAAAGAGATCATTGCTAAACCAATTTTATGTTCAAGTCGGGAAAAGGGAG AAGGATCAATTGGGGGCCTTGTTGGATGAAGACCCTGCACTTATGGAAAAGAGATCACAACTAGCTAAAAGGCTTGAATTGTACAAGCAAGCTATGGATGATATTGATTCTGTGGCTTGGAAATAA
- the LOC137806157 gene encoding phragmoplastin DRP1C-like isoform X3 encodes MATMTSLIGLINKIQRACTVLGDHGGEGMSLWEALPTVAVVGGQSSGKSSVLESVVGRDFLPRGSGIVTRRPLVLQLHKTEEGKQEYAEFLHQSRKRFSDFAAVRQEISDETDRITGKTKAISNVPIQLSIYSPHVVNLTLIDLPGLTKVAVEGQSDTIVQDIENMVRSYIEKPNCIILAISPANQDIATSDAIKIAREVDPSGERTFGVLTKLDLMDKGTNAVEVLEGRQYRLQHPWVGIVNRSQADINKNVDMIVARKKEREYFETSPEYGHLAHKMGAEYLARLLSQHLEYVIRQKIPSIIALINKAIDELNAELDRIGRPIAVDSGAKLYTILQMCRAFDKVFKEHLDGGRPGGDRIYGVFDNQLPAALKKLPFNRHLSVKNVERVVTEADGYQPHLIAPEQGYRRLIEGSIGYFKGPAEASVDAVHLILKELVRKSIAETELI; translated from the exons ATGGCGACCATGACGAGCTTGATCGGTCTCATCAACAAGATCCAACGCGCTTGCACGGTGCTCGGCGACCACGGCGGCGAGGGGATGTCCCTGTGGGAGGCGCTTCCGACCGTCGCGGTGGTTGGAGGACAG AGTTCAGGGAAATCATCAGTGTTGGAAAGTGTTGTGGGAAGGGATTTTCTGCCACGTGGATCTG GTATTGTCACACGGAGGCCACTAGTGCTGCAACTTCACAAGACAGAAGAGGGGAAACAGGAATATGCTGAGTTTCTTCATCAATCAAGGAAGAGATTCTCTGACTTTG CTGCTGTGAGACAAGAAATTTCAGATGAAACAGATCGTATAACTGGGAAGACAAAGGCAATTTCAAACGTTCCAATTCAACTGAGCATATATTCTCCCCATG TTGTGAACTTAACCCTCATCGACCTTCCTGGGTTGACAAAAGTTGCTGTAG AGGGACAATCAGACACTATTGTTCAAGATATTGAGAACATGGTCCGTTCTTATATTGAGAAG CCCAATTGCATTATATTGGCCATCTCTCCTGCAAATCAAGATATTGCCACTTCAGATGCAATAAAAATTGCAAGGGAAGTTGATCCTTCTG GTGAAAGGACATTTGGGGTGTTGACAAAACTTGATCTTATGGATAAAGGAACTAATGCAGTTGAG GTTCTCGAAGGAAGACAATACAGGTTGCAGCATCCTTGGGTTGGAATTGTCAATCGTTCACAGGCTGATATTAATAAAAACGTTGACATGATTGTTGCTCGCAAGAAGGAGCGTGAATATTTCGAGACTAGTCCCGAGTATGGACATTTGGCACATAAAATGGGGGCAGAATATCTGGCCAGACTTCTATCCCAA CATTTGGAATATGTTATTAGGCAGAAGATACCCAGTATCATTGCCTTAATAAATAAAGCCATTGACGAGCTTAATGCAGAGTTAGACCGAATTGGCAGGCCAATAGCTGTGGATTCAGGG GCAAAGTTATACACAATTTTACAGATGTGTCGAGCATTTGATAAAGTATTTAAAGAACACCTGGATGGAGG CCGTCCTGGTGGGGACCGGATATATGGTGTTTTTGACAACCAATTACCAGCTGCTTTAAAAAAGCTCCCATTTAATCGTCATCTTTCCGTAAAGAATGTTGAAAGGGTAGTTACAGAAGCGGATGGTTATCAGCCACATCTAATTGCTCCAGAGCAAGGCTACAGAAGACTTATTGAGGGATCTATTGGCTATTTCAAAGGCCCAGCTGAAGCCTCTGTGGATGCT GTCCACCTAATTCTGAAGGAGCTTGTACGGAAGTCAATTGCAGAAACTGAG CTGATATAG
- the LOC137806157 gene encoding phragmoplastin DRP1C-like isoform X2, whose amino-acid sequence MATMTSLIGLINKIQRACTVLGDHGGEGMSLWEALPTVAVVGGQSSGKSSVLESVVGRDFLPRGSGIVTRRPLVLQLHKTEEGKQEYAEFLHQSRKRFSDFAAVRQEISDETDRITGKTKAISNVPIQLSIYSPHVVNLTLIDLPGLTKVAVEGQSDTIVQDIENMVRSYIEKPNCIILAISPANQDIATSDAIKIAREVDPSGERTFGVLTKLDLMDKGTNAVEVLEGRQYRLQHPWVGIVNRSQADINKNVDMIVARKKEREYFETSPEYGHLAHKMGAEYLARLLSQHLEYVIRQKIPSIIALINKAIDELNAELDRIGRPIAVDSGAKLYTILQMCRAFDKVFKEHLDGGRPGGDRIYGVFDNQLPAALKKLPFNRHLSVKNVERVVTEADGYQPHLIAPEQGYRRLIEGSIGYFKGPAEASVDAVHLILKELVRKSIAETENSNMVSRA is encoded by the exons ATGGCGACCATGACGAGCTTGATCGGTCTCATCAACAAGATCCAACGCGCTTGCACGGTGCTCGGCGACCACGGCGGCGAGGGGATGTCCCTGTGGGAGGCGCTTCCGACCGTCGCGGTGGTTGGAGGACAG AGTTCAGGGAAATCATCAGTGTTGGAAAGTGTTGTGGGAAGGGATTTTCTGCCACGTGGATCTG GTATTGTCACACGGAGGCCACTAGTGCTGCAACTTCACAAGACAGAAGAGGGGAAACAGGAATATGCTGAGTTTCTTCATCAATCAAGGAAGAGATTCTCTGACTTTG CTGCTGTGAGACAAGAAATTTCAGATGAAACAGATCGTATAACTGGGAAGACAAAGGCAATTTCAAACGTTCCAATTCAACTGAGCATATATTCTCCCCATG TTGTGAACTTAACCCTCATCGACCTTCCTGGGTTGACAAAAGTTGCTGTAG AGGGACAATCAGACACTATTGTTCAAGATATTGAGAACATGGTCCGTTCTTATATTGAGAAG CCCAATTGCATTATATTGGCCATCTCTCCTGCAAATCAAGATATTGCCACTTCAGATGCAATAAAAATTGCAAGGGAAGTTGATCCTTCTG GTGAAAGGACATTTGGGGTGTTGACAAAACTTGATCTTATGGATAAAGGAACTAATGCAGTTGAG GTTCTCGAAGGAAGACAATACAGGTTGCAGCATCCTTGGGTTGGAATTGTCAATCGTTCACAGGCTGATATTAATAAAAACGTTGACATGATTGTTGCTCGCAAGAAGGAGCGTGAATATTTCGAGACTAGTCCCGAGTATGGACATTTGGCACATAAAATGGGGGCAGAATATCTGGCCAGACTTCTATCCCAA CATTTGGAATATGTTATTAGGCAGAAGATACCCAGTATCATTGCCTTAATAAATAAAGCCATTGACGAGCTTAATGCAGAGTTAGACCGAATTGGCAGGCCAATAGCTGTGGATTCAGGG GCAAAGTTATACACAATTTTACAGATGTGTCGAGCATTTGATAAAGTATTTAAAGAACACCTGGATGGAGG CCGTCCTGGTGGGGACCGGATATATGGTGTTTTTGACAACCAATTACCAGCTGCTTTAAAAAAGCTCCCATTTAATCGTCATCTTTCCGTAAAGAATGTTGAAAGGGTAGTTACAGAAGCGGATGGTTATCAGCCACATCTAATTGCTCCAGAGCAAGGCTACAGAAGACTTATTGAGGGATCTATTGGCTATTTCAAAGGCCCAGCTGAAGCCTCTGTGGATGCT GTCCACCTAATTCTGAAGGAGCTTGTACGGAAGTCAATTGCAGAAACTGAG AACTCGAATATGGTTTCAAGAGCTTAG
- the LOC137806151 gene encoding microtubule-associated protein 70-2-like: MAEVSGDGAALSVSGSFKEGRGSARRRGGVRPPSMDADEFMNLLHGSDPVKVELNRLENEVRDKDRELSEAQAEIKALRLSERLREKAVEELTEELLKVEGKLKLTESLLESKNLEIKRINDEKKASMAAQFAAEATLRRVHAAQKDDDMPPIEAILAPLEAELKLARQEIAKLQDDNKALDRLTKSKEAALIEAERTVQFALAKASMVDDLQNKNQELIKQIEICQEENKILDKMHRQKVAEVEKLTQTVRELEEAVLAGGAAANAVRDYQRKVQEMNEERKTLDRELARAKVTANRVAVVVANEWKDANDKVMPVKQWLEERRFLQGEMQQLRDKLAIVERAAKSEAQLKEKYHLRLKVLEESLRGNSNSSNRSTPEGRSVSNGRRQSLGGADNFSKLSSNGFLSKRSPSSQLRSSLSSSTVLKHAKGTSKSFDGGTRSLERSKILLNGTPPIYSFNQSLEETKEREASDNWKGNSDDKPNDFPTVDSVDSVPSVLYDLLQKEVIALRKAGHEKDQSLKDKDDAIEMLGKKVDTLTKAMEVEAKKMRREVAAMEKEVAAMRVEKEQEYRAKRFSNVKGSVNSAHQQLISGRNVTRGGLTRSTQ, translated from the exons ATGGCGGAGGTTTCCGGCGACGGCGCGGCGCTGTCGGTGTCGGGATCATTCAAGGAGGGGAGAGGCTCGGCGAGGCGCCGCGGCGGAGTGAGGCCGCCGAGCATGGACGCCGACGAGTTCATGAACCTGCTGCACGGTTCGGATCCGGTGAAGGTGGAGCTCAATCGCCTCGAGAATGAAGTTCGAG ATAAGGACAGGGAGTTATCGGAAGCGCAGGCTGAGATCAAAGCCTTGAGGCTATCTGAACGTCTCAGAGAAAAGGCCGTTGAAGAG CTGACGGAAGAACTCTTAAAGGTTGAAGGGAAGCTAAAACTAACAGAATCTCTTCTAGAAAGCAAG aatcttgaaataaaaagaaTCAACGATGAAAAGAAAGCATCAATGGCAGCTCAATTTGCAGCTGAAGCCACTCTTCGAAGGGTCCATGCTGCCCAGAAAGATGATGACATGCCTCCAATAGAAGCAATTCTTGCTCCTTTGGAGGCTGAACTGAAGCTTGCTCGGCAAGAG ATTGCTAAACTACAAGATGATAACAAAGCTTTAGATCGCCTTACTAAATCTAAAGAAGCTGCACTAATCGAAGCTGAGAGGACTGTCCAGTTTGCCTTGGCTAAGGCCTCAATGGTGGATGATTTACAGAATAAAAATCAAGAACTAATTAAACAGATTGAGATTTGTCAG gaagaaaataaaattttggacAAAATGCATAGGCAGAAGGTGGCAGAGGTTGAAAAGCTGACCCAAACTGTGAGAGAACTAGAAGAGGCTGTCCTTGCAGGTGGTGCAGCTGCAAATGCAGTGAGAGATTATCAGCGGAAAGTTCAAGAAATGAAT gaagaaagaaaaacacTGGACAGGGAGTTGGCCCGTGCAAAGGTAACAGCAAATAGAGTAGCTGTTGTGGTTGCAAATGAATGGAAAGATGCTAACGATAAAGTGATGCCTGTCAAACAATGGCTTGAAGAACGGCGATTCTTGCAG GGAGAAATGCAGCAGCTTCGTGACAAGCTTGCTATAGTTGAGCGTGCAGCAAAATCTGAAGCACAGTTGAAA GAAAAATATCATTTACGACTTAAAGTGCTAGAGGAGAGTTTGAGAGGAAATTCTAACAGCAGTAATCGTAGCACCCCGGAGGGAAGAAGTGTGAGCAATGGTCGTCGTCAATCCCTAGGAGGAGCTGATAACTTCTCAAAACTATCCTCTAATGGGTTTTTATCTAAAAGATCTCCGTCCTCTCAACTGAGGTCATCCCTATCTTCTAGCACAGTATTGAAGCATGCTAAAGGAACATCTAAATCTTTTGACGGTGGTACAAGATCACTGGAAAGGAGTAAAATTCTGCTGAATGGAACACCTCCAATTTACTCTTTCAATCAATCTCTTGAAGAAACCAAAGAGAGAGAGGCAAGTGATAATTGGAAAGGAAATTCAGATGATAAGCCAAATGACTTCCCAACGGTAGATTCAGTGGATAGTGTTCCCAGTGTCTTATATGACCTGCTGCAAAAGGAAGTCATAGCCTTGAGGAAAGCTGGTCATGAGAAAGATCAAAGCCTAAAAGATAAAGACGATGCTATTGAG ATGTTAGGAAAGAAGGTAGATACATTAACCAAAGCAATGGAAGTTGAGGCTAAGAAGATGAGAAGGGAAGTGGCTGCTATGGAGAAGGAGGTAGCTGCTATGCGTGTGGAGAAAGAACAAGAGTACAGGGCAAAGCGTTTCAGCAATGTAAAGGGTTCTGTAAACAGTGCTCATCAACAGCTAATTTCTGGAAG GAATGTGACAAGGGGTGGATTAACACGCAGCACCCAATGA